The proteins below come from a single Fusarium verticillioides 7600 chromosome 3, whole genome shotgun sequence genomic window:
- a CDS encoding cryptochrome, with protein MSNPRVIYWFRTDLRLHDSPALKAALDLDPAVLWPIFTWDPHYVYRARGGLNRWQFLLDCQNDLSRSISQVNPKSKLFVLREAPQTLFPKLFKAWKVTHLVFEKDTDSYGRERDSVVVQAAKDAGVEVLVRSGRTLWDSDQIVEKHGGKPTMSITQLQTAGSKLGEIRKPIPAPKHLPDPGDMPVNFEQDEPNTKPDFNAGFRTEGDKSYTRIAGPNDDFAIETMEELGFPPATTPHRGGETLALKELNKLIADEKYTATFQKPKTNPAQFEPQATTLLSPYLHFGALSVRLFYWRVREIVDSYGNGASTPPESLLGQLLFRDMYFAAQAALGYVFSQTANNPYCRFIPWHLPSKRDSETGLITGEYHIDSEEADIWFRRWRVGMTGFPWIDALMRQLKDEGWIHHLGRHAVACFLTRGGCYIDWERGCEVFEEWLIDHEPACNAGNWQWLSCTAFFSQYFRCYSPIAFGQKWDKEGNFIRRYVPELKNMDSKYIYEPWKAPLPDQKKAGVRIKGDGLNSIEEGTYPKPMFDFAKRRDVCISAMKTAYQVGLHGNDGQALDGTWRKLFPTDRGEIQGDIESDGDEHAGYGDDEGGREDNEAKEKGEGIKSIENGDQSMSKRSSRRHSSENTTKRQKT; from the exons ATGTCAAACCCTCGTGTGATTTATTGGTTCCGAACAGATTTGCGACTTCACGATTCACCTGCTCTCAAAGCGGCCCTCGACCTTGATCCAGCTGTTCTTTGGCCCATCTTTACGTGGGATCCGCATTACGTATACCGAGCAAGAGGAGGCCTCAATAGATGGCAGTTTCT CCTGGATTGCCAGAATGACCTCTCCCGGTCTATTTCACAGGTGAACCCCAAGTCAAAACTCTTTGTTCTCAGAGAAGCACCACAGACTCTGTTTCcaaagctcttcaaggcATGGAAGGTCACCCACTTGGTTTTCGAAAAAGACACAGACAGTTATGGTCGCGAGAGAGATAGCGTTGTCGTTCAGGCGGCTAAAGATGCCGGTGTCGAAGTCCTTGTCCGTTCAGGCAGGACGTTATGGGATAGTGACCAGATAGTCGAGAAGCATGGCGGAAAGCCAACAATGTCTATCACGCAGCTTCAAACCGCCGGGagcaagcttggtgagatccGGAAACCCATTCCTGCTCCCAAACATCTTCCAGATCCAGGAGACATGCCTGTCAACTTTGAGCAGGACGAACCGAATACCAAACCAGATTTCAATGCAGGGTTTCGGACCGAAGGAGATAAATCTTATACCAGGATAGCAGGGCCAAACGATGACTTTGCCATTGAAACAATGGAGGAACTGGGCTTCCCACCAGCGACCACACCCCATCGTGGAGGAGAAACACTGGCATTGAAAGAACTAAACAAGTTGATTGCAGATGAGAAATACACTGCAACTTTTCAGAAACCCAAAACGAATCCAGCTCAATTCGAGCCACAAGCTACCACTCTCCTCTCGCCATATTTGCACTTCGGGGCGCTTTCTGTGCGTTTGTTCTATTGGCGAGTAAGGGAAATCGTCGATTCGTATGGAAATGGTGCTTCAACCCCCCCAgaaagccttcttggccaactACTCTTCAGAGACATGTACTTcgctgctcaagctgcttTGGGTTATGTCTTCTCGCAGACGGCGAACAATCCGTATTGTCGTTTCATTCCCTGGCACTTGCCCTCCAAGAGAGATTCAGAAACGGGACTTATTACTGGAGAGTATCACATTGACTCCGAGGAGGCAGATATCTGGTtcagaagatggagagtTGGAATGACCGGGTTCCCCTGGATAGATGCTTTAATGAGACAGCTAAAAGACGAAGGCTGGATCCATCACCTGGGACGGCATGCGGTTGCCTGCTTTCTGACAAGGGGCGGTTGCTATATTGACTGGGAGCGAGGTTGCGAGGTCTTCGAGGAATGGCTCATAGACCATGAGCCGGCTTGCAATGCTGGCAACTGGCAGTGGCTGTCTTGCACGGCCTTCTTTTCACAGTACTTCCGCTGCTATAGCCCGATAGCCTTTGGCCAGAAGTGGGACAAGGAAGGAAATTTCATCCGTCGTTATGTGCCAGAGCTCAAAAACATGGACTCCAAGTACATCTATGAACCGTGGAAAGCCCCCCTCCCGGATCAGAAGAAGGCAGGTGTCCGCATAAAGGGCGATGGATTGAACAGTATTGAGGAGGGAACATATCCAAAACCAATGTTTGACTTTGCAAAAAGGCGTGATGTGTGCATCTCTGCTATGAAGACTGCATATCAGGTTGGCCTTCATGGGAATGATGGCCAGGCGCTTGATGGAACCTGGCGCAAACTGTTTCCTACCGACCGTGGGGAGATTCAAGGCGATATTGAGAGTGATGGTGACGAGCACGCTGGTTATGGAGACGATGAAGGGGGTCGTGAAGATAATGAGGCGAAGGAGAAAGGCGAAGGAATAAAGTCTATCGAAAATGGGGATCAATCAATGAGTAAACGGAGCAGTAGACGGCACAGCAGCGAGAATACCACAAAAAGGCAGAAGACATGA